ggttccgagggcctcgggttgatttcgggtggtcAACAGACCTTTAAACTTAAGaagattgcagaaattgtagaagtctccagttctagtttccttctttgcgttcgcgagtggagtCTAGTGTTCACAAAGAGGAACCGGGGTAGGTGGGAATTTAACTCTTCACATTCGCGATGTTGGTCCCGCGTTGGCAAAGCTGAGAGGTCCTATGCCTACGCGTTCGTGTAGAGGGTCCCTCGTTCACGTAGGAGTGAGAGAGTGGCTATCGCGTTCGTGTCTGCGTCATCGCGTTCGCCATGAAGGAATTCTAGGCCAAGtcaagttgtgcttcgcgaatgcgaggggccttccgcgttcgcgaagaaggatttacctgggcagattataaagtttcaaaatcgagggttagccctttttataaaaactagagtttgggagctcggatttggacgaggttttgagggattttcagagatatcaattgggtaatgattctacacttgattttggttatatcccactaatatatcattaattttatcatttaatttcagatttggggtgaaaaattgggaaaaatggaatagagttcttcaactaagattttgagttttgattggattttgacatcggatttggataattttggtacgagtaaactcgtgagtgaatgggggtttcataatccgtaacttttacccgattttgagatgtGGTCCCGGGTAGGATTTTTGTGCGTTttcctattttcttgccttagcttcgatttcattaactaaattagttgtttgtagttgtatttacgttatgatattaatttgattagatttgggccacccggagttggatactcgtggcaagagcgtgatttcagatTGAATTTGAgcctgttcgaggtaagtggcttgcctaaccttgtgtggaggaactccccttaggagTTTGGTATTGCTATTATATGAGTGTCGTATACGTGAGGTGATGAGGGCGTAcatatgctaattgttgaaaaatcctgtttttattaagtaaatatctgtgtttttcttgtaattgagtaatacttgtacttgaagccttTTGTTTAACTTAGGAAAAGTATGCTTATGGTGTTCTAATTGTCTTACCTActttaactgcttacttgtattctgtgcagcatgtttagagtagaattcCTGTTTATCCACGAATAGAACTGTAGATTCTTTCTTGATACCGTTgtttttttactttgggactacgggatgatatccctggagatccccctgcttgtttactttgggactacggattggtattccgggagatccccctgcatgtttatatttgggactacgggatgacacctgggagattcccctgtactggatatttactttgagactacggattggtatttcgggagatcccctgcacttttaagtttgggactacgggacgatatcatGGGAGATCCTCTGTTGCTATCTTTGTGTACTGAGTTACATTCTTTATGTAATTTTGTTCTCTATTAACTATTAGTGCTTTAATTATACTGTCACATTTCGTATTGTTACCTTGTTTTatgtatataaccagtagggccctgaccttcctcgtcactactcgaccgaggttaggcttggaacttattgggtaccgctgtggtgtactcatgccctttcctgcacatatttttcgtgtgcagatccaggttcttcgactCAGCCATACTCTCAGTGAGGTGAGGCGATTCTCTGAGACTTCGAgttatatctgccgcgtccgcagaccgaggagtccctttctattctctcttttagCTATAGACCTTATGTAATTATTTTGTTTAGACTTCCGGAGTTAGACATTATGTATTTCCTAtagtttgtgattcatgagattccgggttttgggagtgttCATATTGATCGATAGTGCtgttattgtatatgtcgagcgacatcttaaactTTCTATTATATTACCCGTAAATTGCTAGTTTCGTAtctttgtttcctttttccgtaaattgttaggcttacctagtcgtatagACTAGATGCCGTCACGACACCTCacagagggagaacttgggtcgtgacaatcttGGTGGTTGGATAGTGGTGCAACTATTCATATAACCAATGACTTGCAGGATCTAGTAAGCAAACCGAAGCCAAAAGAGGATTAAGCCAGTGTTGTTGTGGGCAATGGACTCAAAGCAAAAGTAGAGTTTATAGGGATATCTATTTTACATTTTAAAACTAATTCTAGTATTCGTCTAGAAAATACTATTTTTATACCGTCTATGAGACAAAAATTAGTTTCAGTTTCACTTTTGGACAAAGCTGGttattcatttcaacaaaataatgGTATTATTAAAATTTCCTATAATTCACATGTTGTTATTGATGCTTTTTTAAGCGATGGTCTATATCGCTTGAATGTGTTGAATGAAATTTTTTCTGCAATACATGTTGAAAATATTGCCCACAAAAAGTCTGCTATGAGTAAAAGCGTCTTACCTATTATAGCATAGGCATATTGGTCATATTTCTAAAGAAAGAATTAAACGattggtaaaggaaaatattttacctGTTCTTGATCCAAAAGATTTTGAAACTTGTGTGGATTGTGTTAAGGGTAAAATGACCAAGGTTAAGAGAAAGGGTTCCACTAGAAGCCCTGAATTATAATCGTTTGGTACGTGGACAAAATAGTACCGAAATTATAATCCCGGTACTAATTTATACCACATAAAAGATGGAATAATATAATCCCACAATTGATGGTATAAAATGGGATAAGATTTGGGATTATTTTTATACCTTGTTTGGTTAGAGGTACAAATTTATCCCAGGATAAACTTATATCTCCAACCAAACAAGGTACAAATTTAATCTCAACTCTTATCCCTCCtaatacctcataccaaacgaccacTAAAATTATACATACTGATATTAGTGGACCTTATTTACCTACTTTCACCTATcataagtattttattacttttattgatgacttTTCACGATAttgttatatatatcttttaaagaaaaatttgaagcatttgataagtttaaaatttaCAAGACTGAAGTTGAAAAACAGCTTGGGAAGTCCATTAAGATAGTGAGGTCTGACCGTGGTAGTGAGTACTATGGAAAATATGATGAGTCTGGTCAATGTATGGGgccttttacttttatttttgcaAGAATGTAGGATAGTAGCACAATATACCATGCCAGGTACTCTTAAGCAGAATGGTGTGGCTGAAAGACGGAATCGTACTATCATGAAAATGGTGAGAAGTATGATGCCAAGGACTAGCCTACCTGAGTCCCTTTGGGGTAAAGCCTTAAACAACTAGCTATATCCTGAATAGAGTTCCTACAAAATCTGTCTTGAAAACTCCCTTTGAACTATGGAAAACCCAAAAACCTAGCTTGAATCATTTTCATATTTGGGGATGTCCAGCTGAAGTTCGTATTTATTCACCCAGAGAAAGGAAAACTGATCCTAAAACTACCAGTTGTTTCTTTATAGGTTATCCTAATCACTCTAAAGGTTTTAGGTTTTTCTGTTCTAGGCATGGCACTAGAGTCGTTGAGTCTATTAATACAAAATTTCTTGAGCATGATGTTTGTGATTGTGATTGTTCATGTGGTAAGAAAATTGTATTGAAAGAGAAGGAAGTCATTGTCCTTGTACCTGTTGTACATGAAAAGGTGGTAAACCAACCTATTCATGAGGGTGAGAATCAAGGGAACAACGACGCAGACCCCATAGTTCCTGAGCAAAATGTACACAATGGACCACTATGCAGGTCACAAAGAGAAAGAAGGTCTTTCTTCTCCGATGATTTTATCGTGTGTGTGACTGAAAATCTTAGTGATACTGGAGAACTGACTTATCCTTTATCATATGCTCAAGTTATTTCCTCTCCATTTGTTGATAAATGGCGTGAGGCAATGGAAGATGAAATGCGCTCCATGGAACACAATAGAGTGTGGGAGTTTGTTGAATTGCCTATAAGTTTTAGGCCTATTGGTTGCAAATGGGTGTTTAAAACTAAAAGAGACTCTAAGGGAAATATATACCGTTATAAAGCAAGGTTGGTTGCTAAGGGTTACACTCAAAAAGAAGGTATTGATTATAAAGAAACATTTTCTCATGTTTCATCTAAGGATGAATTTAGAGTTGTGATGGCTCTTGTGGCTTATTTTGATTTAGAGTTGCACCAGATGGACGTTAGAACTGCTTTCCTGAATGGGAGTCTACTTGAATAAGTTTACATGGTTCAACCTGAAAGGTTTAAAGAAGCTGGTACAAAACATTTAGTGTGCAAGTTTAACAAATCCATATATGAGCTTAAATAAGCCTCCAAGCAGAGGCACTTGAAATTTGATGAAATTATTACAAAATTTAGATTTGTGGAAAATAAGCTTGATGAATGTGTTTATCTTAAAATAGCTAATGGTAATTTCATTATTATGGTTCTCTATGTTGATGACATTCTGCTTGCCACAAATGATTTGGGCTTGATGAATGATACCAAACAAATTTTGTCTAGGTCCTTTGATATAAAAGATCTTGGTGAAGCCTCTTTTATTCTTGGGATAGAAATTAAAAGAGATAGGTCACGTAGTTTATTGGGTTTATCACAACATTCCTACATTGAGAGTATTCTTAAAACTTTCAATATGCAAGACTGTAGACCTGATGTTGCACCTGTTGTAAAATGAGACAAACTTAGCAAGGATCAATGTTCGAAAAGTAATGTTGAAAAGATAACTATGAGAGATGTGCCATATGCAAGTGTTGTTGGATGTTTGATGTATATAAAAATTTGTACAAGGCCTGATATATCATTTGTTGTTAATAtgttgggaagattttcttctaaTCTTGGGTGGGCACATTGGGTGGAtgcaaagaaagtgatgagatatcTACAACGCACCAAAGACTTCTTGCTTGTGTACAAAAAAGTTGATAATCTGGACCTACTGGTATATTCAGATTTTGATTTTGCAGGTTGTCAAGATACTATGAAATTAACTTCAGGGTATATTTTTATGTTGGGTGGAGGTGCTATTTCTTGGAAAAATGAGAAATAGAGCATCACTGATACATCTACAATGGGAGCTGAGTTTATTGCTTGTTTTGAGATTGCTTCACATGCTGTCTGGATGAAGAATTTTCTTACTAAATTGCAAATTATGAATTTTATATCTAAACCAGTGATATTTTGCTTTGACAACAGTGTAGCTGTGTTCTTCTCTAAGAATAACAAGAGAACAAGAGGCTCTAAGCATGGTAGCCTTAAGTTTCTTAAGGTTAGAGACATGGTAAAAGAAGGTAATATATGTATTGACCATATTAGCACAATATCTATGTTGGTTGATCCTTTGACTAAAGGTCTTAGGCCTGTAGTGTTTAATGAACATGCTAAAAACATGGGTATTTTAGAGTCTGTTGATGTGCTTTAGTCAGTGGGAGTTATTTTGTAGCTGCTGACTGAgatatttcttttaataaattcAAATTTTATGCAAGCTTGTGTTATTTTATATTTGTTATGCTTATTGACTAAcattataatttatttatttttttattttcaattggATATTGCATAAACTCATGATATCTTTGAGTTTTGCCGCTTGTTGCCTTGATTATCCCGCGTAAGGCACAAGGGAAGCTTCCTAAGGTAATATGATTTTAATGTCATTTAATTTGGAGGTTCCTGAGGTGATATGATTATTATATAACTTGGAGGATTTTTTCTTTCTAAGAGGTGTGGCTCTGTTCACCTTGATTAGAAAGATAATATGCTCAGCACACATGTTTGATCCATGTTGATGGAAATTCCAGCATATGTGGTTGTAGATAGAATTCATACCTTAAAATGGTGTGATGCCTGCAACGATTCATTGTTAGTCTTCTCTATTGAGACTGGATGGATTGTTATATGGGTCATTCTATCCTTGGCTATGTGAGTAGTGCGGCCACTATAGAGCCTAAACTCTTTTTTCAAAATGATTTTCTTAAAACTCAAAAGTTTTAAAATTGTTTTCTTGTCCTTAGTTAACATTGGCGTGCAAGTGGGAGAATATTGGAATGTAGACTTACATTAATTAGTTATAGCCTGAAAGGATATTGATGTGGCCTAAGTGATGGATAAATAAAATgcctaatattaaatattttgtGTGTGGATAAGTGAGGCCCAACAACTATTGGTCTATGATGGATAGACCCTTTATAAATAGAGGCCAACCCTCCTTTATTTAGCTATTAGAAAAGCCTAGCGTATTCTGCCTCTTGAATACTGGTAACAGTAGACGTCCCATCAGTCAAGTTCTCCGAGTTGTGAGAGAGCGTCGCTAGTGTATCGTGGAAGTTGGTCTCAGGCTTAATCGCCGTTTGCTGTCGCTGCTGAATCCATGGAGTTTAACGGTACACTTCCTTAGACTCTAACTCAAGATTATGATTTTATATCTGTATGATCGTGTCTTAATCTCTGTTATGGCTGCGAATCAATAATCTaacattgtaaacaatcatatGTCTATTACATATTAGTAAAGTAGGATAGTTATAGCctaagtgtaacgacccgacaggtcattttaagaattaacgcaccgatcccctattaactactttccccatgtttttttatgctattttgatttgtggggatgtttggttttgagtttcagagtgttttggggacacttagtccctaaatgagagcttaagctttagaatttggaccgtagtcggagtagtatgaagacggccttgAAATGGAATCCTATCAGTTCCGTTAGCTTCTTTGGGTGATTTCAGTCTTAGGGGCGTATTCAGATTgtcttttggaggtccgtagcttatttaggcttgaaatgccgaaagttgaatttttgaagtttccggttcgatagtgagattttgatatcattgTCGCAAtggaatttcaaaagttggagtagctccgtaatgttgaatgtgacgtgcttgcaaaatttcaggtcatttgggcgaggtttgatagaccttttgatcgaaagcataatttgagagttttttggagttcttacgcttgaatccgatgttaaatttgtgttttgatgttgttttgagcatttcgaagaTTTGAACacgtttgaatgatgttttaggattggttggcatgtttggttgaggtcccaggggcctcaggtgtgtttcggatgctcaacgggtcatttatggaacttagagaattgcagaaaaaaATTGCGGCAGTCAGTTcaggtttccttcttcgcgttcacgagtggggtctcgcgttcgcgaagaggagttgGGCTGGTGAAGGTTTAATGTCACATTATATTCCCGTATTCGCGAGGCTGTGGGGTCTTACACCTATGCGTTCACGAAgatggtcccgcgttcgcgtaggaggagggAAGATGGTCATCGTGTTCGCAGCTTGGACATCGCATTCACGAAAGAGGAAGACTGGCCAGTggatttttgtgcatcgcgttcgcgactggtgtctcgcgttcgcgaagaagaacgcgtctgggcagaacttaaatttcaaaatcgagggttttgagttcatatcacaaaattgaattgggagctcggtaggagacgaattttggagagattttcggaggGAGTTTGCgagtaatgattcttaactcctttttgcttataactcattaatctaaacatgaattcgtcatctaatttcggatttggggcgagaaattgggaaaaaaattagaaaagttcatagacctaattttcgagttttgattggggatttgacattggatttggacaattttggtatggttggactcgtgggtgaatgagagttcataatccataacttttacccgattccgagacgtgggcctggggacATTTTGGTTATTTCACCTAATTTCACGTTTtcgcttagaatttatttgtggaatcagttacttgaagttatatttatattatgcaattgaattgaatagatttaggccatttggagtcgagtactcgtggaaagaacgtggtctcgggttaattttgagccggttcgagataggtggcttgcctaaccttgtgtgggggaaactccccttaggatttggtattactgatgtttgaaatgccttgtacgtgaggtgacgagtgtgacttgtgctaattattgaaaaatccgattttctttaagtaattttaattgtgcTTCTTTTCCTgtctatactacttgcaatttaagcctgttgttagcttaggaaagcatttctaattgacttaattgatttacttgctcaaactgccttatttggattatgtgtagcatgctaggctagaaatacatgttttaccttggtatggaatttgaattgaattgtgtattctttgtgttgttgttgtgtgtttactttgggactacgggatggtatcccaggagattcccctgcatgtttactttgggactatggattggtattccgggagatccccacgcattatgagttggattacgagacggtatcctgggagatccaccggatatttatatttgggactataggacggtatcctaggagatccccagTTGTTATCTGTGTGTTAAGCTGTAtaccttctgtgattattttgtctctgtggtagatgttgttgttctttctctcctgtgttacttcttactattgcacttaattaTGCCATCTTATTATACACTgttatatcttgtatttcatttaacctcagtagggccctgaccttcctcgtcactaccagatcgagattaggcttggcacttactgagtaccgctatagtgtactcatgccctttttgcgcatggtttttatgtgcagatccaggtacttccactcagtcttatcatccttgaggcgaggcgcttttgtagagacttcgaggtatagcTGCCgctccgcagaccgaggagtccctttctattttttGTACTAGTATAGCCCTCTGCATTTTCCCTTTGATAGACATTcctagagttagagctttttatgtatttcttagcttgtgattcatggggttccggattttggaAGTGTCCAGTTGggattcttgtactgttatatgcGAGACAGCATCTTAAACACTGTATTATTTTGTTATCTCGGTCTTTGATTATTTTTCTTTTCGCAATTATTCTTTTTCCACATATGTTAGGCCTACCTAGTTGTAAAGACTGGGTGCCATCACAATAGTTCAGGGAgggcgaactagggtcgtgacactaaggGGATGTGGTCGTTCCTATTTTCTAGAATGTTTGGTTAGTGGAGCGACAAGATCCTCGCTGGAGGTAATTGCAATAGCGTAATATACGGTGGCGACGATATCAGTAAGGCTTCGGGTATAGTGGAGTTCGATACCGGAAGTATTTTGTCTGCTCTAGGTTCATACCCTTCCGATTGCCCTTATTTTGGATTCGAATGGACGAGTCTGGTCACGGTTCCACTGATCCCAGGTTTTAACTTCATGCTCATGAATTCCGAATTGCTTCCACTATGTGTCATCATTTTGTTATGCCATACGGTAAGCCCAAATTTCACCAATACAATACAACTTTATAttttttatacaatattatacacttattataaatatatataaacctgatataaaagtgtataatattGTATAAGAGTGTTTATACACACTTTTATACTATTAAGCAAAATTATACCACATTACATACAATTGTACGAAAGTTTGACTTTATCTCTTTTAAActtgtatgcggcaaaatcagagggcTTAATTTCTTGCTACCAAGACACTTCGGGAgaacacctcgagaccccgaggaagTGGAGTTGCGACCGAATCCCCTTCcccggggctcgtcgaggcccgactcaaagaagacgaagatTGAGGCTAGAGCAAAAGGGGGAATTCCCAAGACACGCGGCTAAGTCTGATAGAGCCGGCCTACCT
This sequence is a window from Nicotiana sylvestris chromosome 3, ASM39365v2, whole genome shotgun sequence. Protein-coding genes within it:
- the LOC138887255 gene encoding secreted RxLR effector protein 161-like, whose translation is MRDVPYASVVGCLMYIKICTRPDISFVVNMLGRFSSNLGWAHWVDAKKVMRYLQRTKDFLLVYKKVDNLDLLVYSDFDFAGCQDTMKLTSGYIFMLGGGAISWKNEK